Proteins encoded within one genomic window of Gaiellales bacterium:
- a CDS encoding ATP-dependent Clp protease ATP-binding subunit, with translation MFERFTERARQVVVLAQDEARTLKHNYIGTEHILLGLLREEEGLAARVLDTLDITVEEVRAQVARIVGQGDEVTTGQIPFTPRAKKVLELALREALSLGHNYIGTEHILLGLVRENEGVAARILLDFDADAEKIRNEIIRMLSGPGRRTAAGAGAAEKGQKSSKLLDQFGRNLTKLATEGKLDPVVGRMNEIERVMQILSRRTKNNPVLIGEPGVGKTAVVEGLAQRISSNQVPELLKNKQIYTLDLAALVAGSKYRGEFEERLKKVMKEIGQRGDIILFIDELHNLVGAGAAEGAIDAASILKPALARGELQTIGATTLDEYRKYLERDSALERRFQQIKVDEPSIEDTVQILRGLRDRYEAHHRVAITDEALQAAAELSSRYIQERHLPDKAIDLIDEAASRMRIKLMTAPPVHKELDDEIETVRKEKEAAIEAQEFEKAANLRDKERKLSLKKREMEENWKSSGEADQAEIGEEEIADIVSMWTGIPVFKLTEAESQKLIRMEEELHKRMIGQDVAIQAVSKAIRRARAGIKDPKRPTGSFIFLGPSGVGKTELARTLAEFLFGDEDAMIQVDMSEYMEKHAVSRLVGSPPGYIGYDEGGQLTEAVRRKPYSVVLLDEIEKAHPDVFNILLQMLEEGRLTDAQGRHVDFRNTIVIMTSNIGAASIAKNTSLGFSVEESETGVSYDDMKNRIMGDVKKMFRPELLNRIDEIIVFQKLTKEEIKQIVDLLMKRLREQMKVHEVAIELTDAAKDFMVDKGYDPTMGARPLRRAIQRFIEDPLADFVLGRSLEAGSTVLVDHADGDEEISLQMIEPVEVPDAPPADLVPAEGPSEDSKSEGDGDDDSPSEGSDK, from the coding sequence ATGTTTGAGAGGTTTACCGAACGTGCCCGCCAGGTGGTGGTGCTGGCGCAGGATGAAGCCCGCACCCTCAAGCACAACTACATCGGCACCGAGCACATCCTGCTCGGCCTGCTGCGCGAGGAGGAAGGCCTTGCGGCCCGCGTCCTCGACACGCTCGACATCACCGTCGAGGAGGTGCGCGCGCAGGTCGCCCGGATCGTCGGTCAGGGTGACGAGGTCACCACCGGCCAGATCCCCTTCACGCCCCGGGCCAAGAAGGTGCTCGAGCTGGCGCTGCGGGAGGCGCTCTCGCTCGGCCACAACTACATCGGCACCGAGCACATCCTGCTCGGCCTCGTCCGTGAGAACGAGGGCGTCGCGGCGCGCATCCTGCTCGACTTCGACGCCGACGCCGAGAAGATCCGCAACGAGATCATCCGGATGCTGTCCGGCCCGGGCCGGCGCACGGCAGCAGGCGCCGGCGCCGCCGAGAAGGGCCAGAAGAGCTCCAAGCTGCTCGACCAGTTCGGCCGCAACCTGACGAAGCTCGCCACCGAAGGCAAGCTCGACCCCGTCGTCGGCCGCATGAACGAGATCGAGCGCGTCATGCAGATCCTCAGCCGCCGCACCAAGAACAACCCGGTGCTGATCGGCGAGCCGGGCGTCGGCAAGACGGCCGTCGTCGAGGGCCTGGCCCAGCGGATCTCGTCGAACCAGGTGCCGGAGCTGCTGAAGAACAAGCAGATCTACACCCTCGACCTGGCCGCCCTGGTGGCCGGCTCGAAGTACCGCGGCGAGTTCGAGGAGCGGCTGAAGAAGGTCATGAAGGAGATCGGCCAGCGCGGCGACATCATCCTGTTCATCGACGAGCTGCACAATCTCGTCGGTGCGGGCGCCGCCGAGGGCGCGATCGACGCCGCCTCGATCTTGAAGCCTGCGCTGGCCCGCGGCGAGCTGCAGACGATCGGCGCGACGACGCTCGACGAGTACCGCAAGTACCTCGAGCGTGACTCCGCTCTCGAGCGCCGCTTCCAGCAGATCAAGGTGGACGAGCCCTCGATCGAGGACACCGTCCAGATCCTGCGCGGGCTGCGCGACCGCTACGAGGCCCATCACCGGGTCGCGATCACCGACGAGGCCCTCCAGGCCGCGGCGGAGCTGTCGAGCCGCTACATCCAGGAGCGGCACCTGCCCGACAAGGCGATCGACCTCATCGACGAGGCCGCCTCGCGCATGCGCATCAAGCTGATGACCGCGCCTCCGGTGCACAAGGAGCTCGACGACGAGATCGAGACGGTGCGCAAGGAGAAGGAGGCCGCGATCGAGGCGCAGGAGTTCGAGAAGGCCGCCAACCTCCGCGACAAGGAGCGCAAGCTGTCGCTCAAGAAGCGGGAGATGGAGGAGAACTGGAAGTCCTCCGGCGAGGCCGACCAGGCCGAGATCGGCGAGGAGGAGATCGCCGACATCGTCTCGATGTGGACGGGCATCCCCGTCTTCAAGCTGACCGAGGCGGAGTCGCAGAAGCTGATCCGCATGGAGGAGGAGCTCCACAAGCGGATGATCGGCCAGGACGTCGCCATCCAGGCGGTGTCGAAGGCCATCCGTCGCGCCCGCGCGGGGATCAAGGATCCCAAGCGGCCGACCGGCTCGTTCATCTTCCTCGGCCCCTCCGGCGTCGGCAAGACGGAGCTCGCGCGCACGCTCGCCGAGTTCCTGTTCGGCGACGAGGACGCCATGATCCAGGTCGACATGTCCGAGTACATGGAGAAGCACGCGGTGTCGCGGCTGGTGGGCTCGCCTCCGGGCTACATCGGGTACGACGAGGGTGGCCAGCTGACCGAGGCCGTCCGCCGCAAGCCGTACTCGGTCGTGCTGCTGGACGAGATCGAGAAGGCGCACCCTGACGTGTTCAACATCCTCCTGCAGATGCTGGAGGAGGGTCGCCTGACCGACGCCCAGGGCCGCCACGTCGACTTCCGGAACACCATCGTGATCATGACCTCGAACATCGGGGCCGCCTCGATCGCGAAGAACACCTCGCTCGGGTTCAGCGTGGAGGAGTCGGAGACCGGCGTCTCCTACGACGACATGAAGAACCGCATCATGGGCGACGTGAAGAAGATGTTCCGGCCCGAGCTCCTGAACCGGATCGACGAGATCATCGTGTTCCAGAAGCTGACGAAGGAGGAGATCAAGCAGATCGTCGATCTGCTGATGAAGCGCCTCCGCGAGCAGATGAAGGTGCACGAGGTGGCGATCGAGCTCACCGACGCAGCCAAGGACTTCATGGTCGACAAGGGCTACGACCCGACCATGGGCGCCCGGCCGCTGCGTCGCGCGATCCAGCGCTTTATCGAGGATCCGCTGGCCGACTTCGTGCTCGGCCGGTCGCTGGAGGCGGGATCGACCGTGCTGGTCGACCACGCGGACGGCGACGAGGAGATCTCGCTGCAGATGATCGAGCCGGTCGAGGTGCCCGACGCGCCTCCGGCCGACCTCGTGCCCGCCGAGGGGCCGTCCGAAGACTCCAAGTCCGAGGGCGACGGCGACGACGACTCCCCGTCGGAGGGCTCCGACAAGTAG